The following are encoded together in the Limanda limanda chromosome 12, fLimLim1.1, whole genome shotgun sequence genome:
- the myo10l1 gene encoding unconventional myosin-X has product VFISQGARVWVREKEQLVPSTVNSCADGTLVVTTDYGEVLYLQTAEVTRERVYAMHQSSIDGVEDMSALAELHEAAIMHNLYQRYKKDNIYTNIGSILAAVNPYKQVPAMYDPERVDLYSKHHLGELPPHIFAVANECYRCIWKRPDSQCVLISGESGAGKTESTKLLLQFLSVMSQKSGGTPASEKTTRVEQAIVQSSPIMEAFGNAKTVYNNNSSRFGKFIQLHFSECGNIQGGCVIDYLLEKNRVVRQNPGERNYHIFYALLAGATKEHKSLYFLEDPAESFHYLRQSGCLKDKSLNDKELFNSVMEALKVLEFSEEEIRDMFKLLSGVLQLGNIEFMTAGGAQITTKQVATNASELLGLDTFQLSEVLTQRSIILRGEEICSPLTIEQAVDSRDSVAMALYSQCFSWIILKINQKVKGKENFKSIGILDIFGFENFQVNRFEQFNINYANEKLQEYFNKHIFSLEQLEYNREGVQWDAIDWMDNAECLDLIEKKLGLLALVNEESRFPKGTDFTLLEKLHSRHATNPYYVKPRLADHQFGIKHYAGEVLYDSKGILEKNRDTFRDDILNMLKDSRLDFIYDLFEKVGSRNNEEKMGTARRKPTVSSQFRDSLHALMALLSVSNPFFIRCIKPNMEKNPNVFDPEVVLNQLRYSGMLETVKIRRAGFPVRRTFKEFFSRYKIMLKEKVATAGDDKKRSTDILLKYDKTKKEWQFGKTKVFLKECLEQRLEKDRDEIRRQAAMIVRAHLLTFSAKKHFKRVRAGVLTLQKHFRKHLQRRRFVKQRKAALVLQKHRRGQVARTRVRKLKEEKRKREEAQRKKEAGEEDKKSVGEGQQEKEGEGSEDKDESGEASTRQMEEILQLEREIERLQKKREDEVSQLCESSKQELQLRRDAEIKRMKKEASRKATELIDLRNFEGVDPLLVGAGTKPAAEAKSPKGASAARGASKEEEVDEGFHAEEECIPLPDFPPPAETDAPLDQDMFAQLPPPPPAFAEGTVPPAPPPPPPLPTDDVLADGIPPPPPLPTPGDDSTVPPAQPPPPPAHRPPSGVGEKKEAAKEESERKVSMVESLDGEEPIYSMPADTESDYDQEEEEGSVTAGDDSSVSGSNRGSAAPADEEHPRKSTCTNASIESYRGSSDSVRRHTYPHPHTRARRHYADSDDEHDGMMDTDEEVTNGRVLLLNGNGPPYFHGYLYMKAGLMIPWRRRWCVLKDETFMWFRSKQESLKSGWLYKKGGGLSTLSRRLNWKMRWFVLRDNKLMYYENDSEEKLKGTIDIRAAKEILDNHEKENALNIVTDERTYQVFAESPEDASGWFSVLSKVRVCTPEQLMEMSHEQANPKNAVGTLDVGLIDSVCASDNPDRPNSFVIITANRVIHCNSDTPEEMHHWISLLQKPKGDARIDGQEFLVRGWLQKEMKTNAKSTSLKLKKRWFVLTHNSLDYYKSSERNSSKMGTLVLNSLCSIIQPDERVHRETGYWNIIVYGRKHSYRLYTKMLNEAMRWTAAIQGVVDTKTPIETPTLQLIRDIKENSVNPDIVEQMYRRNPILRYTQHPLHSPLLPLPYGEVTSLHRQQGYASLQDEAVRVFNSLQEMETLADTVPIIQGILQTCQDLRPLRDEVYCQVIKQTNHVSQPNSPANRAHWHLLTCMSCTFLPSRVIIRYLRFHLKRVRERFSGTEIERYATFIGESLKKTKSREFVPSQEEIAALLVRQEMSTTVYCHGGGSCKISINSHTTAGEVVEKLIRGLAMEESKNLFSLFEHNAVTDRALESRVIVADILAKFERLAGSEEEEEEGEWKLYFKLYCFLDVESMPKEGVEFAFMFEQAHESLISGHFPASEETLQHLAALRLQYLHVDAAGRAGWSLGTVYPIGRLRNRILHSTKPGVGAAGGAGAGGGAGDGKGLVGGPGGVGPAIEKRKTPSFLDGSLRRSFKTGSLKKQKVEEEQMLEMWVKEETSATRTSVLEKWTRLQGMPQHQAMLKYMSIIKEWPGYGSTLFDVECKEGGFPHDLWLSVSADSVCVYKRGEPKPLETFQYEHITFFGTSQPCTYKIIVDEREIFFETPLVGEVTKIMRAYINMMVKKRCSIMSVTSVGSSWLR; this is encoded by the exons GTATTGTACCTGCAGACGGCCGAGGTCACCAGGGAGCGGGTGTACGCCATGCACCAGTCCAGCATCGACGGGGTGGAGGACATGTCAGCGCTGGCCGAGCTGCACGAGGCCGCCATCATGCACAACCTGTACCAGCGCTACAAGAAGGATAACATCTAT ACGAACATTGGCAGCATCCTGGCGGCCGTCAACCCTTACAAGCAGGTCCCTGCTATGTACGACCCAGAGCGGGTGGACCTCTACTCCAAGCACCACCTGGGGGAGCTGCCCCCCCACATCTTTGCCGTGGCCAACGAATGCTACCGCTGCATCTGGAAACGCCCCGACAGCCAGTGTGTCCTCATCAG TGGTGAATCGGGCGCAGGGAAGACGGAAAGCACTAAACTGTTGCTGCAGTTCCTGTCGGTGATGAGCCAGAAATCAGGAGGAACTCCTGCTTCAGAGAAAACCACACGTGTGGAGCAGGCCATCGTCCAGAGCAG TCCCATCATGGAAGCGTTCGGAAACGCAAAGACGGTTTACAACAACAACTCCAGTCGCTTCGGGAAGTTCATCCAGCTTCACTTCTCTGAGTGCGGCAACATCCAGGGAGGCTGCGTCATCGACT ATTTATTGGAAAAG AACCGTGTGGTACGACAGAACCCTGGAGAGAGAAACTACCACATTTTCTACGCTCTGTTGGCCGGAGCTACCAAAGAGCATAAAA GCCTCTACTTCCTGGAAGACCCTGCGGAATCGTTCCACTACCTCCGCCAATCAGGATGTCTGAAGGACAAGAGCCTGAATGACAAAGAACTGTTCAACAGCGTCATG GAGGCGCTGAAGGTGTTGGAGTTCTCGGAGGAGGAGATCAGAGACATGTTCAAGCTGCTGTCAGGAGTCTTGCAGCTGGGAAACATTGAGTTCATGACTGCAGGAGGAGCCCAGATCACCACCAAGCAAG TTGCCACCAATGCCAGTGAGCTGCTGGGCCTGGACACCTTCCAGCTGTCCGAAGTCCTGACTCAGAGATCCATAATcctcagaggagaggaaatctGCTCCCCTCTCACTATAGAGCAG GCCGTAGATTCTCGGGACTCTGTTGCCATGGCGCTATATTCCCAGTGTTTTTCCTGGATCATCCTCAAGATCAATCAGAAAGTCAAAGGGAAGGAAAACTTCAAATCCATCGGCATCCTCGACATCTTCGGCTTCGAGAACTTTCAG gtgaatCGATTTGAGCAGTTTAACATCAACTACGCCAACGAGAAACTTCAGGAGTACTTTAACAAGCACATCTTCTCTCTGGAGCAGCTGGAATACAACAG GGAGGGGGTGCAGTGGGACGCCATCGACTGGATGGATAATGCAGAGTGTCTCGACCTCATAGAGAAA AAACTGGGTTTACTGGCTCTGGTGAATGAAGAGAGTCGATTCCCCAAAGGAACCGACTTCACTCTTCTGGAAAAGCTGCACAGCAGACACGCT ACAAACCCTTACTATGTGAAGCCAAGACTCGCTGATCATCAGTTTGGTATCAAACATTATGCAGGGGAG GTCTTGTATGATTCTAAAGGAATCCTGGAGAAGAACAGGGACACCTTCAGAGACGACATCTTAAACATGCTGAAGGACAGCAG ACTGGATTTCATCTATGACTTGTTTGAGAAAGTTGGCAGCAGGAACAACGAGGAGAAGATGGGAACAGCCAGACGTAAACCCACAGTCAGCTCCCAGTTCAGG GATTCCCTCCATGCTCTCATGGCCCTTCTGAGTGTGTCCAACCCTTTCTTCATCCGCTGCATTAAACCCAACATGGAGAAG AATCCCAATGTGTTCGACCCGGAGGTCGTCCTGAACCAGCTGAGGTATTCTGGGATGCTGGAGACTGTGAAGATCCGTCGTGCCGGGTTCCCCGTCCGCAGAACTTTCAAAGAATTTTTCTCTCG GTATAAGATCATGCTGAAAGAAAAAGTAGCAACAGCTGGAGACGATAAAAAGAGGAGCACAGACATTCTCCTTAAATATGACAAGACCAAAAAAGAGTGGCAGTTCGGCAAGACCAAG GTGTTTTTGAAAGAGTGTCTGGAGCAGCGTTTAGAGAAAGACAGGGATGAAATCCGACGGCAAGCTGCTATGATAGTCCGAGCTCACCTTCTCACTTTCTCTGCCAA GAAGCACTTCAAGCGCGTGCGTGCCGGCGTCCTCACCCTCCAGAAACACTTCAGAAAGCACCTCCAGCGCCGGCGATTCGTGAAGCAGCGCAAGGCGGCTCTGGTGCTGCAGAAACACAGGCGAGGTCAGGTGGCACGCACTCGTGTTCGAAAActcaaagaggagaagaggaagagggaggaagcgcagaggaagaaggaggctGGGGAGGAGGACAAGAAGTCGGTTGGTGAAGGGCAACAGGAGAAAGAGGGTGAAGGATCTGAGGACAAAGACGAATCAGGAGAGGCAA GCACCCGGCAGATGGAAGAGATCCTGCAGCTGGAGCGGGAGATTGAGCgcctgcagaagaagagagaggacgAGGTGTCGCAGCTTTGCGAGTCCTCCAAACAGGAGCTGCAGCTACGCCGCGACGCTGAGATCAAACGGATGAAGAAGGAGGCGTCTCGCAAGGCCACGGAGCTCATCGACCTCCGGAACTTCGAAGGCGTGGATCCTTTGCTGGTAGGGGCCGGAACGAAGCCTGCTGCCGAGGCCAAGTCTCCCAAAGGTGCAAGTGCAGCTCGAGGAGCAtccaaagaggaggaggtggacgagGGCTTCCACGCCGAAGAGGAGTGCATCCCTCTGCCTGActtccctcctcctgcagagacagaTGCTCCCTTGGATCAGGACATGTTTGCCCAactccctcctccaccacctgccTTCGCTGAGGGGACAGTTCCTCctgcaccacctcctccacctcccctgcCCACAGATGATGTTCTTGCTGATGGAATTCCTCCCCCTCCGCCTCTCCCAACACCTGGAGATGACTCCACCGTCCCTCCAGctcaaccaccaccaccaccagcacacCGACCTCCCTCGGGAGTAGGGGAGAAGAAGGAGGCGGCCAAGGAGGAGTCGGAAAGGAAGGTCAGCATGGTGGAGAGCCTGGACGGCGAGGAGCCCATCTACAGCATGCCGGCCGACACAGAGTCAGATTatgatcaggaggaggaggaggggtccgTCACAGCCGGAGACGACAGCTCCGTATCCGGGAGCAACAGAGGAAGTGCCGCCCCGGCGGACGAGGAGCACCCGAGGAAGTCGACGTGCACCAACGCCAGCATCGAGTCCTACAGAGGCAGCTCCGACTCTGTGAGGAGACACACTTACCCGCATCCTCACACGCGTGCCCGCAGACAT TACGCTGACAGTGATGATGAGCATGATGGGATGATGGACACTGATGAAGAAGTGACAAACGGCCGAGTGTTGTTGCTAAATGGAAACGGTCCTCCGTATTTCCACGGCTACCTCTACATGAAGG CTGGCCTGATGATCCCTTGGCGGAGGCGCTGGTGTGTGTTGAAGGACGAAACCTTCATGTGGTTCCGCTCCAAACAAGAGTCGCTGAAGTCCGGCTGGCTCTACAAGAAGGGAGGAGGCCTCTCCACTCTCTCACGgaggtt AAACTGGAAGATGCGCTGGTTTGTACTGAGGGACAATAAACTGATGTACTACGAGAACGACAgcgaggagaagctgaagggaACCATCGACATCCGGGCTGCAAA ggagatcCTGGATAACCATGAAAAGGAGAATGCTCTGAACATCGTGACGGACGAGCGGACCTATCAGGTGTTTGCTGAGTCACCAGAGGATGCAAG tggcTGGTTTAGTGTCCTCAGTAAGGTGCGTGTGTGCACTCCGGAGCAGCTGATGGAGATGTCCCATGAACAGGCCAACCCAAAGAACGCTGTG GGAACTCTTGATGTTGGACTGATCGACTCAGTTTGTGCTTCAGACAACCCTGATCG GCCCAACTCTTTTGTCATCATCACTGCAAATCGTGTGATCCACTGCAACAGCGACACACCAGAGGAGATGCATCACTGGATCAGTCTGCTGCAGAAACCAAAAGGAGACGCCAGGATCGACGGGCAGGAGTTCCTCGTCAGAG GTTGGCTGCAAAAGGAGATGAAGACGAACGCTAAGAGCACCTCCCTGAAGCTGAAGAAACGCTGGTTTGTTTTGACCCACAACTCGCTGGATTACTACAAGAGCTCGGAGCGAAACTCCTCCAAGATGGGAACTCTGGTCCTTAACTCCCTCTGCTCCATCATTCAGCCGGATGAGCGAGTGCAccgggagacag GTTACTGGAACATCATAGTATATGGGAGGAAACATTCTTACCGCCTCTACACCAAGATGCTGAATGAGGCCATGAGGTGGACGGCTGCTATACAGGGAGTCGTCGACACTAAGACGCCCATCGAGACTCCAACACTGCAGCTCATCAGAGACATCAAG GAGAACAGTGTGAACCCAGACATCGTGGAGCAGATGTACAGGAGAAACCCCATCCTCAGATACACGCAGCATCCTCTGCACTCCcctctgctgccgctgccgtaTGGAGAGGTCACCAGCC TTCACAGGCAGCAGGGTTACGCCAGCCTGCAGGACGAGGCCGTGCGAGTGTTCAACTCGCTGCAGGAGATGGAGACGCTGGCCGACACGGTGCCCATCATCCAGGGCATCCTGCAGACCTGCCAGGACCTGCGGCCGCTCAGGGACGAG GTATATTGTCAGGTGATCAAGCAGACCAATCATGTGTCTCAGCCTAACAGCCCAGCCAATCGAGCCCACTGGCACCTGCTCACCTGCATGAGCTGCACCTTCCTGCCCAGTCGAGTCATCATCAGATACCTCCGGTTCCACCTCAagag GGTACGCGAGCGCTTCTCCGGCACAGAGATCGAGCGCTACGCCACTTTCATCGGGGAATCCTTAAAGAAGACCAAGTCTCGTGAGTTTGTTCCATCCCAGGAAGAGATCGCCGCCCTGCTGGtgagacaggagatgagcaccACTGTCTACTGCCACGGAGGAGGCTCCTGCAAGATCTCCATCAATTCACACACCACAGCTGGAGAG GTTGTGGAGAAGCTGATCAGAGGTTTGGCCATGGAGGAGAGCAAGAACCTGTTTTCCCTGTTTGAACACAACGCCGTCACAGACCGGGCTCTGGAGAGCAGAGTGATCGTGGCAGACATCCTGGCAAAGTTCGAAAG gttggcaggaagtgaagaagaggaggaggaaggagaatgGAAACTCTACTTCAAACTCTACTGCTTCTTGGATGTGGAGAGCATGCCCAAAGAGGGAGTGGAGTTTGCCTTCATGTTTGAACAG GCTCACGAGTCTCTGATAAGTGGTCACTTCCCGGCGTCAGAGGAGACTTTGCAGCACCTGGCCGCTCTACGTCTCCAGTATCTCCACGTGGACGCGGCAGGTCGGGCCGGCTGGAGCCTGGGGACTGTCTATCCGATTGGACGTCTCCGCAATCGCATCCTCCACTCCACCAAGCCTGGCGTGGGGGCCGCAGGTGGAGCCGGAGCAGGCGGAGGAGCGGGAGACGGGAAGGGCCTGGTGGGAGGACCAGGAGGTGTCGGCCCCGCGATCGAGAAACGAAAGACCCCAAGCTTCCTGGACGGGTCCCTGAGGAGGAGCTTTAAGACAGGGTCCCTGAAGAAGCAGAAG gtggaggaggagcagatgttGGAGATGTGGGTGAAGGAGGAGACGTCTGCCACTCGGACCAGCGTCCTGGAGAAGTGGACCCGGCTGCAGGGAATGCCGCAGCACCAGGCCATGCTGAAATACATGAGCATCATTAAGGAGTGGCCCGGATACGGATCCACCCTGTTCGATGTGGAG TGTAAAGAGGGCGGCTTCCCTCATGATCTGTGGTTGAGTGTGAgcgctgacagtgtgtgtgtttataaacgAGGTGAACCCAAACCTCTGGAGACCTTCCAGTACGAACACATCACCTTCTTTGGAACTTCGCAGCCCTGCACCTACAAGATCATTGTGGACGAGAGGGAGATTTTCTTTGAGACTCCACTG GTCGGAGAGGTCACCAAGATCATGAGAGCCTACATCAACATGATGGTGAAGAAACGTTGCAGCATCATGTCTGTGACCAGCGTCGGCAGCTCCTGGCTCAGGTGA
- the pttg1ipa gene encoding PTTG1 interacting protein a: MMMMDLRISLPALLLVLGLATVFAETAAPGTACEKQNATNCEECLRNVSCLWCITSKSCVTYPVKTILPPHALCPLNDARWGLCWMNFQTLIITLAVFGGIIIIAFFVCLFCCCKCENFGSSSESKIQQQTDKTKTKQEERRSEMKERHDEIRKKYGLAGQNPYSKFA, translated from the exons atgatgatgatggatttGCGGATTTCGCTGCCTGCTCTCCTGCTCGTCCTCGGTTTGGCGACGGTCTTCGCTGAGACTGCCGCACCTGGCACAG cGTGCGAGAAACAGAATGCAACCAACTGTGAGGAATGTCTGAGAAATGTGTCG TGCTTGTGGTGCATCACCTCCAAATCGTGTGTCACGTATCCAGTGAAGACCATCCTGCCCCCCCACGCACTCTGTCCACTGAATGATGCACGCTGGGGGCTCTGCTGGA tGAACTTCCAGACCCTGATAATCACCCTGGCGGTGTTCGGtggaatcatcatcatcgcctTCTTCGTCtgcttgttctgctgctgcaagtGCGAGAACTTTGG atCAAGTTCTGAATCCAAGATACAGCAACAAACCGATAAGACGAAAACAAAGCAGGAAGAAAG GAGGTCagagatgaaagagagacaCGACGAAATCAGGAAGAAATATG GTCTAGCTGGACAAAACCCGTACTCCAAATTCGCATGA